ATCGATGTTTACGACAACTCCAGCATCAACGCCTTCCTTTATCTCGTCAAAGGCAACGCAACTCGGAGTAAAAATAATATCCTTAGCCGGAACTCCAGCAAGGAGGCCAAGATTCACCTCTTGAATGGAGACGGCATCTAATCCCATGTCTGCGGTTCTCAAGAGCTTAATTATAGAGAGGTTGCTACAAGCTTTTAAGGCATATCTCCATTTTACATTCATGGATTTAAAAGCCACTTGAAGTTTTTTGCACTGACTTAGAAGACGTTCTCCTTCGTACAAGTAAAGCGGCGTGCCAAATTCCTTACAAATGCTTAGAATCGGAATGCCTCCTACAAAATATTCACCACTTTCTAAATTCATACCTTTTTTAATCCTCGCCCATAAATTCATCTTCAAAAATTGGCGTACCTACGCTCTCCTGGTTGCGGTATTTTCCACAATCATCGTAACGCTCTGAACTTGGAGTTTTTAACTCAAATAACACTACTCGCGCAATTTTCATCTTTGGATATAACAACACGGCATTCGGTCCGTGATTGGCAAACTCTAACGTAATTGGTCTATCCCTATGTCCCGGATAAACTAGCATCGCTGTCTGCACAATTGTTAACCCCACCCGCGCCAAAGTGCTTCTGCCTTCAATTAAGAATCCAATGCTTGACCCAACCGTAACCGACTCGTAGGTGTGCCCCAACAAGAACTCTCCTGGCATTAGTTTATATGGAGCCGCATCCTCAATAACAATTTCTTTGTATTTTGGTGCCTTCTTTGCCTTGACATCAACGACTATGCCAGCCTCGGGCTTAAGCAGCTTAGCTCCCAAGTGCAAGGTCACTCCAGCTGCCCTAATGCAGCGTTTATGGAAGGGCTCTATTATTAATGCCTTGTTTTCTATAGCTTTTTTTATATCCT
The Deltaproteobacteria bacterium genome window above contains:
- the dcd gene encoding dCTP deaminase → MMLSNEDIKKAIENKALIIEPFHKRCIRAAGVTLHLGAKLLKPEAGIVVDVKAKKAPKYKEIVIEDAAPYKLMPGEFLLGHTYESVTVGSSIGFLIEGRSTLARVGLTIVQTAMLVYPGHRDRPITLEFANHGPNAVLLYPKMKIARVVLFELKTPSSERYDDCGKYRNQESVGTPIFEDEFMGED